GAATACAAGCATGTGGGAGTATGCAGGACAGGAGATGACAGGACTGACAGGGTCTACTTTCTTAGCAGGTACCTGGTATGCCAGCACGACAGTGGCTGGAGACTGTACAGTGTCAGATCATCTGAAAAACCCATACTAACACACGTGGATTCCCTGGAACTGATTGCAGATACCCATGAGATTATCTGGTATGATGAAAAGCTCAATATAAAAAACAGAAGACTGCTGATAGAAACTGCAGCCCGGCTCTGCAGTGGAGAGATCACTACAGTAATCTTTACAGGAATTGACGAACATATAACATTTATCCACAGACCGGATACAGATTGTATAAGAACAATCCAGGTACTGGACATAGAACCACCCCTGCCCTGGCTTGCAGACTGTATCCGCAGACTTGATAACAGCGGCCTGTTCTCAGACCTTGAGATCAGGTTTGAGGAGAAGATCACAGACCTGCACCGGTTCCAGGGAAAAGATACAGTCTTTCCCTGCTGCTGCTCAGGACTTGAGGGACAGTTCCTGGACTCTGACCTCATTACCCGAAAAAAGGTTACACTGATCGGATGCGAGATCTCGGATTCCATATTCAGGTCAAGGTATCCGGATAAAGAGTACACAAGACGCAGTTTCTGTCCCTTCAGCTGTGACCTTGTAACACCTGACTCAGAGTTCATTGCCAGGTGCTGCAGGAAGGAGATGTGCGGGCCTGCAGTCATCAACGGGTACAGGGGCAGGGTGGTGCACTGGGGAGCAACAGAATATGAGATTGCAGAAGCTGTACGCGAACTTGCAATGGAGATGAACAATGAAAAGGATTGCAGTAATTGAAGGAGACGGTATCGGAAAGGAGGTCATACCCCAGGCACTCAAAGCCCTGGAAGCCCTTGATTTCAGGTTTGAGAGGGTTGACCTGGAAGTTGGATACGCACGCTGGGAGAGGACAGGTACAGCCATCTCAGATGAGGATATCGAAACCCTCAGGTCATGCGACTGCATACTATTTGGTGCCATCACAA
Above is a genomic segment from Methanosalsum zhilinae DSM 4017 containing:
- a CDS encoding DUF7714 family protein, with protein sequence MIFPEEYKHVGVCRTGDDRTDRVYFLSRYLVCQHDSGWRLYSVRSSEKPILTHVDSLELIADTHEIIWYDEKLNIKNRRLLIETAARLCSGEITTVIFTGIDEHITFIHRPDTDCIRTIQVLDIEPPLPWLADCIRRLDNSGLFSDLEIRFEEKITDLHRFQGKDTVFPCCCSGLEGQFLDSDLITRKKVTLIGCEISDSIFRSRYPDKEYTRRSFCPFSCDLVTPDSEFIARCCRKEMCGPAVINGYRGRVVHWGATEYEIAEAVRELAMEMNNEKDCSN